A single window of Paenibacillus sp. SYP-B4298 DNA harbors:
- the nrdI gene encoding class Ib ribonucleoside-diphosphate reductase assembly flavoprotein NrdI: MLVVYDSKTGNVRRFVEKLGMRAVQLSENMYIEEPFVLITYTTGFGQVPERVSIFLRQNFRYLAGVSASGNRNWGAAFGKSADIVSNRYGVPVLSKFELAGSAEDVRRFEREVSALAAC; encoded by the coding sequence ATGCTAGTTGTTTATGATTCCAAGACTGGAAATGTGAGAAGATTTGTGGAGAAGCTGGGCATGCGTGCAGTGCAGCTAAGCGAGAACATGTACATAGAGGAACCATTTGTGCTTATTACGTATACGACCGGATTCGGACAAGTACCGGAGAGGGTCAGTATTTTTTTGCGCCAAAATTTCCGTTATCTAGCAGGCGTGTCCGCTAGCGGCAATCGAAACTGGGGAGCGGCATTTGGCAAAAGCGCGGATATTGTCTCGAATCGTTACGGCGTTCCTGTGCTAAGCAAGTTCGAGCTGGCTGGTTCGGCGGAGGACGTTAGAAGATTTGAAAGAGAGGTGAGTGCACTTGCTGCATGTTGA